A region of Arabidopsis thaliana chromosome 5, partial sequence DNA encodes the following proteins:
- the AGL39 gene encoding AGAMOUS-like 39 (AGAMOUS-like 39 (AGL39); FUNCTIONS IN: DNA binding, sequence-specific DNA binding transcription factor activity; INVOLVED IN: regulation of transcription, DNA-dependent; LOCATED IN: nucleus; CONTAINS InterPro DOMAIN/s: Transcription factor, MADS-box (InterPro:IPR002100); BEST Arabidopsis thaliana protein match is: MADS-box transcription factor family protein (TAIR:AT1G48150.1); Has 663 Blast hits to 663 proteins in 74 species: Archae - 0; Bacteria - 0; Metazoa - 2; Fungi - 44; Plants - 617; Viruses - 0; Other Eukaryotes - 0 (source: NCBI BLink).) has translation MPSSDSTMMKKGTKRKIEIKKRETKEQRAVTCSKRRQTVFSKAADLCLISGANIAVFVTSPSDSSDVVYSFSGYSSAYEIADCYLNRKPPPKIVNPAGSKLGFWWEDPDLYHSCDDLSELSIIEDRLQRMKKHVMACLEKEEKSQLVSSFDQNPNSTCSLDVEDCDGSSYSQIASTFTPNSVNEYCSDQTFSSFHGDQNPNLSSPSFDQDCYSSLYQICGESSSQVASFDQNPSSEIQGFETEEEINQINLLLQETQTEANVNLDDEICFWNDLSNDDVFGLNSYFGLDNTNAMINFGDSDFRRHV, from the coding sequence ATGCCTTCATCTGATTCcacgatgatgaagaaaggaaCAAAGCGCAAAATCGAAATAAAGAAACGAGAAACCAAAGAGCAACGAGCCGTGACTTGCTCTAAACGCCGTCAAACTGTTTTTTCCAAAGCCGCCGATCTCTGTCTTATCTCCGGTGCTAACATCGCCGTCTTCGTAACCTCTCCCTCCGATAGTTCCGATGTTGTCTATTCCTTCTCCGGTTACTCCTCTGCCTACGAAATCGCTGATTGTTACCTAAATCGCAAGCCTCCACCCAAGATTGTTAACCCGGCCGGATCCAAACTAGGATTTTGGTGGGAAGACCCTGATCTCTACCATTCGTGTGATGATCTCTCTGAGTTAAGCATTATCGAGGATCGTTTACAGAGAATGAAGAAGCATGTGATGGCTTGCcttgagaaggaagaaaaatctcaacttgTTTCTAGTTTCGaccaaaaccctaatagtACTTGTTCTCTCGACGTCGAGGATTGTGATGGATCTTCTTATTCGCAAATTGCTTCTACTTTTACTCCAAACTCTGTCAACGAGTATTGCAGCGATCaaaccttttcttctttccatggcgatcaaaaccctaacctcTCGTCTCCGTCTTTTGATCAGGACTGTTACTCCTCTCTCTATCAGATCTGTGGAGAATCATCTTCACAAGTTGCTTCTTTTGATCAAAACCCTAGCTCCGAGATCCAAGGatttgaaacagaggaagagattAACCAAATCAATCTACTACtacaagaaacacaaacagaGGCCAATGTCAATTTGGATGATGAGATCTGCTTTTGGAATGATCTATCCAACGATGATGTGTTTGGTCTAAACAGCTACTTCGGTCTCGATAACACCAATGCAATGATCAACTTCGGAGATTCCGACTTTAGACGTCATGTCTGA
- a CDS encoding NOP56-like pre RNA processing ribonucleoprotein gives MLVLFETSGGFALFKVLDEGKLSNVEDLGTEFYSAESARRMGLHKFLKNNCDDGEILAVADPKLGDIITEKLDIECVHNDAVMELLRGVRSQLTELLSGLDDNDLAPVSLELSHILARYKLKITSDKVETMIILSISLLDDLDKELNTYTTSVCELYGLHFPELANIVQDNILYAKVVKLMGNRINAATLDFSEILADEVEAELKEASMVSTRTEVSDLDLMHIQELCDQVLSIAEDKTLLCDDLKNKMNKIAPNLTALVGELVGARLISHCGSLWNLSKLPWSTIQILGAEKTLYKALKTKQATPKYGLIYHAPLVRQAAPENKGKIARSLAAKSALAIRCDAFGNGQDNTMGVESRLKLEARLRNLEGGDLGACEEEEEVNDKDTKKEADDEEEPKTEECSKKRKKEAELETVEDPAKKSKQEGVTGLLLLMLLISLIYFFSVNQLLW, from the exons ATGCTCGTACTGTTTGAGACGTCAGGTGGTTTTGCACTCTTTAAAGTATTAGATGAAGGAAAGCTCTCTAATGTTGAG GATTTGGGTACTGAGTTCTACTCTGCAGAGTCAGCTCGAAGGATG GGTCTACacaagtttttgaaaaataactGTGATGATGGTGAAATCTTAGCTGTGGCTGATCCAAAGCTTGGAGATATCATCACAGAGAAACTG GACATAGAATGTGTTCACAACGATGCTGTTATGGAGCTGTTACGAGGTGTGAGAAGTCAGTTAACCGAACTTTTATCCGGATTGGATGATAATGATTTAGCTCCAGTGAGCTTGGAATTGTCTCACATCCTTGCTagatataaactaaaaatcacCTCTGACAAG GTGGAGACCATGATAATCCTATCTATCAGTCTGCTTGATGATCTTGACAAAGAGCTTAACACTTACACTACGAGCGTTTGTGAATTGTACGGTTTGCATTTTCCCGAGCTTGCTAATATTGTACAGGACAATATCTTATATGCCAAGGTGGTTAAACTAATGGGGAATCGGATTAATGCTGCAACGCTAGACTTCTCTGAG ATATTGGCTGATGAAGTTGAAGCAGAACTAAAAGAGGCTTCTATGGTGTCTACGAGAACTGAAGTCAGTGACCTTGATTTGATGCACATCCAAGAACTCTGTGACCAAGTTCTTTCAATCGCTGAGGACAAAACTCTGCTTTGTGACGACttgaagaacaaaatgaacaaaattgcACCAAATCTAACTGCCCTTGTCGGGGAGCTAGTCGGTGCTCGCTTAATATCTCATTGTGGTAGTTTATGGAACCTCTCAAAGCTACCATGGAGCACAATTCAGATTCTTGGAGCTGAAAAGACCCTATATAAAGCCCTTAAGACCAAACAAGCCACTCCAAAGTATGGTTTAATCTACCACGCACCTTTGGTTAGGCAAGCTGCACCAGAGAACAAGGGTAAAATCGCACGTTCACTAGCTGCAAAATCTGCTCTTGCTATCCGGTGTGATGCTTTTGGTAATGGCCAAGACAACACTATGGGAGTCGAAAGCCGCTTAAAG CTTGAAGCGCGCTTGAGAAATCTTGAAGGAGGAGATTTAGGAGCatgcgaagaagaagaagaagttaatgACAAAGATACAAAGAAGGAGgctgatgatgaggaagaaccCAAAACTGAGGAGTGttcgaagaagaggaagaaagaagcagAACTTGAAACCGTGGAAGATCCCGCAAAGAAGAGCAAACAAGAGGGTGTAACAGGATTATTACTCCTGATGCTTTTAATTTCTCTAATCTATTTCTTTTCTGTTAACCAGTTGCTATGGTAA
- a CDS encoding NOP56-like pre RNA processing ribonucleoprotein (NOP56-like pre RNA processing ribonucleoprotein; FUNCTIONS IN: DNA binding; INVOLVED IN: biological_process unknown; LOCATED IN: membrane; EXPRESSED IN: leaf; CONTAINS InterPro DOMAIN/s: Pre-mRNA processing ribonucleoprotein, snoRNA-binding domain (InterPro:IPR002687), NOP5, N-terminal (InterPro:IPR012974), NOSIC (InterPro:IPR012976); BEST Arabidopsis thaliana protein match is: NOP56-like pre RNA processing ribonucleoprotein (TAIR:AT5G27120.1); Has 1807 Blast hits to 1807 proteins in 277 species: Archae - 0; Bacteria - 0; Metazoa - 736; Fungi - 347; Plants - 385; Viruses - 0; Other Eukaryotes - 339 (source: NCBI BLink).) codes for MLVLFETSGGFALFKVLDEGKLSNVEDLGTEFYSAESARRMGLHKFLKNNCDDGEILAVADPKLGDIITEKLDIECVHNDAVMELLRGVRSQLTELLSGLDDNDLAPVSLELSHILARYKLKITSDKTMIILSISLLDDLDKELNTYTTSVCELYGLHFPELANIVQDNILYAKVVKLMGNRINAATLDFSEILADEVEAELKEASMVSTRTEVSDLDLMHIQELCDQVLSIAEDKTLLCDDLKNKMNKIAPNLTALVGELVGARLISHCGSLWNLSKLPWSTIQILGAEKTLYKALKTKQATPKYGLIYHAPLVRQAAPENKGKIARSLAAKSALAIRCDAFGNGQDNTMGVESRLKLEARLRNLEGGDLGACEEEEEVNDKDTKKEADDEEEPKTEECSKKRKKEAELETVEDPAKKSKQEVKDVVKTNKYVHKNVNIKVLSL; via the exons ATGCTCGTACTGTTTGAGACGTCAGGTGGTTTTGCACTCTTTAAAGTATTAGATGAAGGAAAGCTCTCTAATGTTGAG GATTTGGGTACTGAGTTCTACTCTGCAGAGTCAGCTCGAAGGATG GGTCTACacaagtttttgaaaaataactGTGATGATGGTGAAATCTTAGCTGTGGCTGATCCAAAGCTTGGAGATATCATCACAGAGAAACTG GACATAGAATGTGTTCACAACGATGCTGTTATGGAGCTGTTACGAGGTGTGAGAAGTCAGTTAACCGAACTTTTATCCGGATTGGATGATAATGATTTAGCTCCAGTGAGCTTGGAATTGTCTCACATCCTTGCTagatataaactaaaaatcacCTCTGACAAG ACCATGATAATCCTATCTATCAGTCTGCTTGATGATCTTGACAAAGAGCTTAACACTTACACTACGAGCGTTTGTGAATTGTACGGTTTGCATTTTCCCGAGCTTGCTAATATTGTACAGGACAATATCTTATATGCCAAGGTGGTTAAACTAATGGGGAATCGGATTAATGCTGCAACGCTAGACTTCTCTGAG ATATTGGCTGATGAAGTTGAAGCAGAACTAAAAGAGGCTTCTATGGTGTCTACGAGAACTGAAGTCAGTGACCTTGATTTGATGCACATCCAAGAACTCTGTGACCAAGTTCTTTCAATCGCTGAGGACAAAACTCTGCTTTGTGACGACttgaagaacaaaatgaacaaaattgcACCAAATCTAACTGCCCTTGTCGGGGAGCTAGTCGGTGCTCGCTTAATATCTCATTGTGGTAGTTTATGGAACCTCTCAAAGCTACCATGGAGCACAATTCAGATTCTTGGAGCTGAAAAGACCCTATATAAAGCCCTTAAGACCAAACAAGCCACTCCAAAGTATGGTTTAATCTACCACGCACCTTTGGTTAGGCAAGCTGCACCAGAGAACAAGGGTAAAATCGCACGTTCACTAGCTGCAAAATCTGCTCTTGCTATCCGGTGTGATGCTTTTGGTAATGGCCAAGACAACACTATGGGAGTCGAAAGCCGCTTAAAG CTTGAAGCGCGCTTGAGAAATCTTGAAGGAGGAGATTTAGGAGCatgcgaagaagaagaagaagttaatgACAAAGATACAAAGAAGGAGgctgatgatgaggaagaaccCAAAACTGAGGAGTGttcgaagaagaggaagaaagaagcagAACTTGAAACCGTGGAAGATCCCGCAAAGAAGAGCAAACAAGAGG ttAAAGATGTGGTTAAGACCAACAAATATGTTCACAAGAACGTAAACATCAAGGTTCTGTCGCTTTAG